The following is a genomic window from Rhodoferax sp. PAMC 29310.
ATGGCGTGCGACATATGACTGTTGTTTTATACAGCATAGTATCCCACCCCGTGTCATCACCCACTGCCTTCTTTTTAAGCGCAGCCCGCAAGCCTAGCACTGGCGCCACATCGAACAGTTGTTCAATGACTTATCCACAGCTTAGACCACAGGTCGTGGGGGTAACTTGGTAAGAAGCCCCGGATTTAGGGTGTGACTGGAAGACCAGAATCAGGTTTGCCTCGGGATCAGACGATCATCTGTTTGTTGATTGAGGATTGACTCGAAACTGAAACTGGCCTAACCAAGCGAATTCCATTGGACAGCCCTACGCAGTAGCGGTCACGGTGTTTACCGGCCAAGAGCCGTTATGCTGCTTGGAAGAATCACCTCACGGAGCGCGCAATGACAACACCTTCCCATCTCAGCGGCCTGCAACTTCGTTCACTGGTCAAAGCCACCGGTGAATTAGAACTGTCTCTCGTCAGTGTTGAGACTCCCCAGCCCGGCCCCGACGAAGTGGTGGTGCGCGTCGAGGCCACGCCCATCAATCCGTCGGACATTGGTCTGCTCTTTGGAGCGGCAGACTTGAGCAGTGCCAAAGCATCGGGGACAGAAAGTAGTCCGATGGTCACCATGCGCATCCCAGAACGCGCAATGAACAGCATGGTCGCCCGCGTGGGGCAATCGATGGCGGTGGGCAATGAAGGCGCTGGTGTTGTCGTGGCAACAGGCCACTCCCCGGCGGCGAAGGCTTTCATGGGCAAGACGGTGGCAATTTTGGGCGGCGCCATGTATGCCCAATACCGCACCATCAAGTTTGACCAGTGTCTCGAGCTGCCCGAAGGTGCCACCTCAGCCGATGGAGCATCCTGCTTCGTGAATCCATTGACCGCACTGGGCATGGTCGAGACCATGCGCCGGGAGGGTCATAAGGCACTGGTGCATACCGCAGCAGCGTCGAATCTCGGACAAATGCTCAACAAGATCTGTATCAAAGACCAAATTGGCCTGGTCAACATCGTGCGCAAGCCTGAGCAGGCGGCCCTGTTAAAGGGCCTGGGTGCCCCATACGTGTGCGACGCCTCTTCGCCCACTTTCATGTCAGACCTGACCCAGGCGCTGGTGAATACAGGGGCTACCATCGCTTTTGATGCGACAGGTGGCGGCAAGCTGGCAGGCCAAATCCTGACCTGTATGGAGGCAGCGCTCAATAGCACTGCCGCCGAGTACAGCCGGTACGGCTCAACCACGCTCAAGCAGGTCTACATCTATGGCGGGCTGGATACGGGCCCGACAGAATTCGTGCGCAACTTTGGCTTCGCATGGAGCATGGGGGGCTGGTTACTCTTTCCATTTTTGCAGCGCCTGGGCGAGCCTGCTGTGCAGGTGCTTAAACAGCGCGTCGCGGCAGAATTGAAAACCACATTTTCCAGCAATTATTCGAAAGAAATTTCTTTGGCCGAAGCCCTGGAATTGGACGCGATTGCCGTTTACGGTCAGCGCTCCACTGGAACGAAGTACCTGATAAACCCTCACAAGACGTGAACCTGCTCGGTTTAACAGCTAACCAGTGCCATCAACCGATTCGATTGCGTTTCGGCTAGTACGGCATCGGCTTGGGCATTGACCTTTTAGCCCACGGCGATGCCCAGTAAACCAGACGAACAAATGAACGCACTACACCCCAAGAAGCTGCTGCTCTCCAAGTGGACAGCCGTCAAGCCCATCGCCAAAAACAAGCACTTTCTCGTGTCGAAGGTGATCGAGCCCGATTTGCCCGAGGCTGCGATTGAATGGGTTGAATTGGAAGCGGTGTATTCAAAGCAGCAGATCCGCCTTGCATGGCGAGATCTGCGTGACGCATCTCAGTGGAAGCAAGGGTGGGTCTGAGGCAGTCTGCTGTGCTCGCAGTAATTTTCTCGACAATGCTCCACAACACCTGAACACATGAAGCCCAACTGGTAAGAACGACACATCCTGCAGGCAGCACTGGACTTTGCCTGCGGCATGCTAATGGTCTCGCGCATGCGGCAACTGGTGGTATCGCTATCGCTGTAGCGTATGCTGGCGCTGCATTCGGGAAAGTTGCCTACAGATTGCCTACAGGTGGCACAAAACAAAAAAGCCTGCTATTTATTTAATAGCGGGCTTTCTTTACTTTACTTGGGGTGGCTGATGGGGCTCGAACCCACGACAACAGGAATCACAATCCTGACTTTTTTATATTTCCCCTTGTTGATTCGAGTAGTAAAATCTATAGAAATCAATATCTTAAACACACTGCACTGTACAAGTAAACAGCTAAGTCGTTGATTGATATTCATCAAAATAGTGTAAATTTGGCTACATGGTGGCTACATGGAGTGACCAGCAAGTCATTAAGAGGTAAATGATGGCACGACCGCCCAAAGACCAAGCGCCAGACCTGAGCGAAGCGCAAGACCTGACAGCCGGTTTAATCGAGCGCCTGACCTGCCCTAGCGATAGGACTCAAGCCTTCCTACGTGACACCAAGGCGCCCGGCCTGCGCGTGCGTGTAACTACTGCTGGCGCTAAATCGTTCGTGTTTGAGGCCAAGCTGAACCGGCAGACCATACGGCGCACCATCGGGGACGTTCGCGCCTGGAGCATTGACGCCGCCCGCAATGAAGCGCGCCGACTGCGCGTGACATTGGATGCTGGCACAGACCCCCGCGAGGTAGAGCGCGATCGACAAGCCGCCGCCGTTGAAAAGCAGGCCGCCGCTGTTGCCAAGGTGGAAGCCGACAGGGTGGCAGCCCTGACCGTGGGCGAAGTCTGGACCGCCTACCTGATAGAGCGAAAGCCATATTGGGGTGACCTGCACTACCGAGACCATATTGACAAGGCCAAGGCCGGGGGCTTACCGTCTGGCCGCCGTGGTGGTGGCAAACAACTGACCACGCCGGGGCCGCTGGCCGCGTTGATGCCGATGGCATTGAAAGACCTCGATCAAGGGACCATTGAACGCTGGGCCGCCAGTGAAGGGAAAACCCGCGCATCATCTGCTCGCCTTGCCTGGCGGCTGCTAACCGTCTTTCTGACGTGGTGCTTTGAACAGCCCGAATATGCCTCCTTACTGCCCGCCAAGAACCCAGCCAAGACTAAGAAGGCCCGTGAGTCATTGGGTAAGGCTGGAACCAAATCGGACGTGCTGCAGCGCGAGCAGCTAGGC
Proteins encoded in this region:
- a CDS encoding zinc-binding dehydrogenase, whose amino-acid sequence is MTTPSHLSGLQLRSLVKATGELELSLVSVETPQPGPDEVVVRVEATPINPSDIGLLFGAADLSSAKASGTESSPMVTMRIPERAMNSMVARVGQSMAVGNEGAGVVVATGHSPAAKAFMGKTVAILGGAMYAQYRTIKFDQCLELPEGATSADGASCFVNPLTALGMVETMRREGHKALVHTAAASNLGQMLNKICIKDQIGLVNIVRKPEQAALLKGLGAPYVCDASSPTFMSDLTQALVNTGATIAFDATGGGKLAGQILTCMEAALNSTAAEYSRYGSTTLKQVYIYGGLDTGPTEFVRNFGFAWSMGGWLLFPFLQRLGEPAVQVLKQRVAAELKTTFSSNYSKEISLAEALELDAIAVYGQRSTGTKYLINPHKT
- a CDS encoding integrase family protein produces the protein MARPPKDQAPDLSEAQDLTAGLIERLTCPSDRTQAFLRDTKAPGLRVRVTTAGAKSFVFEAKLNRQTIRRTIGDVRAWSIDAARNEARRLRVTLDAGTDPREVERDRQAAAVEKQAAAVAKVEADRVAALTVGEVWTAYLIERKPYWGDLHYRDHIDKAKAGGLPSGRRGGGKQLTTPGPLAALMPMALKDLDQGTIERWAASEGKTRASSARLAWRLLTVFLTWCFEQPEYASLLPAKNPAKTKKARESLGKAGTKSDVLQREQLGVWFAAVQQLQNPVISACLQMMLLTGARPGEVLALRWEDVNTQWKGVRIRDKVEGNREIPATPYMLHLLATLPRRTMKDKKGNPVANPWVFSSPTSASGCLTEPNNPHTRACTSAGLKGLTLHGLRRSFSSLTEWLEVPAGVVAQIQGHKPSATAEKHYKVRPLELLRVHHERMEAWILEQAGISFAPG
- a CDS encoding TIGR02450 family Trp-rich protein; this encodes MNALHPKKLLLSKWTAVKPIAKNKHFLVSKVIEPDLPEAAIEWVELEAVYSKQQIRLAWRDLRDASQWKQGWV